A window of the Theileria parva strain Muguga chromosome 2, complete sequence, whole genome shotgun sequence genome harbors these coding sequences:
- the PHF5A gene encoding PHD finger-like domain-containing protein 5A has protein sequence MGSKHHPDLVMCRKQPGIAIGRLCEKCDGKCPICDSYVRPNLLVRICDECNYGINQGRCVICNGPGISDAYYCKSCCQCEKDRDGCPKIINLGSAKTDLFYEKKKYGQTKQFF, from the exons atgGGTTCGAAACATCATCCAGATTTAGTCATGTGCCGGAAACAGCCAGGAATAG CGATTGGAAGACTCTGTGAGAAGTGTGATGGCAAGTGTCCAATTTGTGACTCATATGTAAGACCAAACCTTTTGGTTAGAATCTGCGATGAATGTAACTATGGAATAAACCAG ggaAGATGCGTAATCTGCAATGGGCCTGGAATCTCAGACGCGTACTACTGTAAATCATGTTGCCAATGCGAAAAGGATAGAGACGGTTGCCCGAAGATTATTAACCTAGGGAGTGCAAAAACAGACttattttatgaaaaaaaGAAATACGGACAAACGAAACAATTCTTTTAG
- a CDS encoding Elongation factor Tu GTP binding domain protein: MASNGETEEEVFFQKKTNAFNSLVEDENDPSSEEENHVKTNNVPSTPKTKPNEDTSTSKQKGKKKKGKAVKQESDDDEFDKLLADLGTLDVKDNEKSAAKLDESSKEPLDTEEPKETQEITSKTLKNKLKKEKKKQAKLQKKESQVEEVEEKPVAAPKKPLSQAARMAAEVQRKLRELEEQAKREEEERLRIEEEQRRKEEEEERERLAILEKKRQQRKEKRERKKKEGKPTSAKEKAAAEMSKRFLEQFGKAILEENQNEQPRKTLAQKKPKRVKSVQFEESEPTSNQQQEPTSDDLNEEDTVSESDIDNWEDLEDEKETNQIITPKPVKTVKYVVNEVDDDVYDFRSPICCVLGHVDTGKTKLLDKIRHSNVQNAEAGGITQQIGATFFPKDLLDTHCHKIDEEMCVKSPGLLIIDTPGHESFNNLRARGSSLCDIAILVVDIMHGLEPQTIESINLLKARKCYFIIALNKIDRIYNWSSTPWQTFRESFAKQPKESQNEFSDRTKQIMLELSENGLNSSLYWENDNIKKNVSICPTSAITGEGISDLLYLLVQLTQLLMAKRLTFSQKLKCTVLEVKTVEGLGVTVDVILLDGILREGDRIVLCGLSGPIVTTIRTLLTPQPLSELRVKGEYVKHSHIKAAMSVKIVANGLDDTVAGTELFVVGEGDDVDELCTEVMSDISSIFDCIDRTGIGVYVMASTLGSLEALLHFLNDKKIKIYSVNIGPVQKKDVKKASIMREKGHPEYSTILAFDIKVTQDAEKEAEVLGVKLLSADIIYHLLDSFLAYMEQVQEERKQQQIQNVVFPCELTILPHCVFNKKDPFVFGVHVDAGVLKSNTPLVAITKTSQLFLGRVASLEHNKKPVEQALKGQEVCIKVVGEPNVAYGRHFDHTNKVYSKITRESIDILKEYFREEVSMDGWKLVAQLKKVFNIF, encoded by the exons ATGGCATCAAACGGTGAGACGGAAGAGGAAGTTTTCTTCCAAAAAAAGACAAACGCTTTCAATTCATTAGTGGAGGATGAAAACGATCCTTCCAGTGAAG aagAGAATCACGTGAAAACAAACAATGTTCCATCTACCCCGAAAACAAAACCG AATGAGGATACATCAACTTCTAAACAAAAGGGAAAGaaaaag AAGGGGAAGGCCGTGAAGCAGGAATCTGACGATGATGAGTTCGATAAACTCCTAGCAGATCTGGGCACATTAGATGTAAAG GATAATGAGAAATCTGCTGCCAAGCTTGACGAATCCTCGAAAGAGCCTTTAGATACCGAAGAACCTAAAGAAACGCAGGAAATCACCTCTAAAACTCTAAAGAACAAACTTAAGAAGGAGAAGAAGAAACAGGCTAAATTACAGAAAAAGGAGTCTCAAGTTGAGGAAGTTGAGGAGAAGCCTGTCGCCGCTCCCAAGAAGCCGCTCTCCCAGGCTGCAAGGATGGCGGCTGAAGTCCAGCGTAAGCTCCGAGAATTAGAAGAACAAGCTAAAAGAGAGGAGGAGGAAAGGCTGAGGATCGAGGAGGAGCAAAGGAG aaAAGAGGAGGAGGAAGAGAGGGAACGCCTTGCAATTTTGGAGAAGAAAAGACAGCAGAGGAAGGAGAAGAGGGAGCGTAAAAAGAAGGAGGGCAAACCAACTTCTGCGAAGGAAAAAGCTGCCGCTGAAATGAGTAAGAGGTTCCTGGAACAGTTTGGAAAAGCCATTCTAGAGGAAAATCAAAACGAACAGCCTAGAAAAACTTTAGCTCAAAAAAAGCCTAAACGAGTGAAATCCGTTCAATTTGAAGAATCTGAACCTACCTCAAACCAACAGCAAGAACCAACTTCCGATGATCTAAATGAAGAGGATACAG TCAGTGAAAGTGATATTGATAATTGGGAGGACCTCGAAGATGAGAAGGAAACTAACCAAATTATTACTCCAAAACCCGTtaaaactgtaaaatatg TTGTGAATGAAGTGGATGATGACGTTTATGATTTCAGATCACCGATTTGCTGTGTTTTGGGACACGTTGACACAGGGAAAACTAAGTTACTTGACAAGATAAGACATAGTAACGTCCAAAACGCAGAAGCCGGTGGTATAACTCAGCAAATCGGAGCCACTTTCTTCCCCAAAGATTTACTTGACACACACTGCCACaag ATTGATGAGgaaatgtgtgtaaaatcTCCTGGACTTCTTATAATTGACACTCCTGGGCACGAGTCGTTCAATAACTTGAGAGCTAGAGGCTCTTCTTTGTGTGATATCGCGATTTTAGTGGTTGACATTATGCATGGACTTGAGCCCCAGACCATTGAGAGCATTAACCTTCTAAAGGCCAGAAAGTGTTACTTTATAATTGCTCTCAATAAAATCGACCGTATTTACAACTGGAGTTCCACGCCCTGGCAGACGTTCAGGGAGTCGTTTGCAAAACAACCGAAGGAGTCGCAAAACGAGTTCAGTGACAGGACTAAACAAATCATGCTCGAGTTGAGTGAAAACGGACTCAACTCTTCCCTTTATTGGGAAAACGATAACATTAAGAAGAACGTTTCCATTTGTCCGACCTCCGCCATTACTGGTGAGGGCATTTCTGACCTTCTATATCTCCTCGTTCAACTCACGCAACTCTTAATGGCCAAACGACTTACATTTTCTCAAAAACTCAAGTGCACTGTTCTCGAAGTTAAAACCGTCGAG GGACTTGGAGTTACTGTGGATGTAATATTATTGGATGGAATTCTGAGAGAAGGTGATAGGATAGTGTTGTGTGGTTTATCAGGTCCAATTGTGACTACAATCAGGACCCTGCTGACGCCACAGCCGTTATCTGAACTCAGAGTCAAGGGCGAATACGTAAAACACTCACACATCAAAGCTGCCATGAGTGTTAAAATCGTTGCCAAC GGGCTGGATGACACGGTTGCGGGAACGGAACTGTTTGTGGTTGGCGAGGGTGATGATGTTGACGAGTTGTGCACTGAAGTCATGAGTGATATTTCATCGATTTTCGACTGCATTGACAGGACAGGAATTGGAGTGTACGTGATGGCTTCGACTTTGGGTTCCTTGGAGGCTCTTTTGCACTTTCTAAACGATAAGAAAATCAAGATTTACTCTGTGAATATTGGGCCAGTACAGAAGAAAGATGTTAAAAAGGCCTCAATTATGAGAGAAAAAGGCCATCCAGAATACTCTACAATTCTCGCGTTCGATATTAAAGTGACGCAGGACGCTGAAAAAGAGGCTGAGGTTCTGGGTGTTAAGTTACTTTCAGCtgatataatttatcaccTTTTGGACTCTTTTCTTGCCTACATGGAACAAGTACAGGAGGAGAGAAAACAGCAACAAATCCAAAATGTAGTCTTCCCCTGTGAACTGACTATTCTTCCCCACTGTGTTTTCAATAAAAAGGACCCATTTGTGTTTGGAGTCCACGTTGATGCTGGTGTTCTCAAGTCCAACACACCCCTTGTCGCCATTACCAAAACTTCA cAATTATTTTTGGGTCGAGTTGCAAGTTTAGAACATAATAAGAAACCAGTTGAACAAGCTTTGAAAG gaCAAGAAGTCTGTATTAAGGTTGTTGGTGAACCGAATGTCGCTTACGGACGTCATTTTGACCACACTAACAAGGTCTACTCTAAGATTACCAGAGAGTCAATTGATATTCTGAAGGAGTACTTTCGGGAAGAAGTCTCAATG gaCGGATGGAAGTTGGTGGCTCAGTTGAAGAAGgttttcaatattttcTAA
- a CDS encoding Ring finger domain protein produces the protein MATQTCETDPATVQDPEVQAETPPSDPGQTSTDMTENNNRLIQYIRSMPLVSILFSRSISNDSFSNVSNRIFVYKCLMSFHLLILVALVVLTSFAIYYYNIRFYKIQTRPSETLIVCWLLRAIWHTVNSSWSLRYHYIGARNGPNLKLSQTFYNIASILWISLTVVFLGVSPREDLKTVSSRICYFLLWLTIASYVVPMLAYTFICILLYVTLLIVIYFRHGSIPLTSTAMPVSLLKKLKVERYRDVLKKIDSLEESVELGENYTNTSESETTVSQDSQQDQNSSETKSKPPKDVLFECVNNSEMLDEHLCSICILNINDVDKVFLLPCDMRHLFHRDCLKKWFKRSSECPICRTNITQILSKKDKEKQSKKNASREPENDVQELNDVVTHSSSTSQNSPNNSYNRDPESDYDDSYSECDVSSQSLDPEVPTETTSEYKLRMIMESFRDPKSRFLVDSSTQDTFLDMESGNSVSLDPVVSPVNTGYQKLPLESTEDSVPVLPLENTENDSEVSLEVTENDSVLPLESTENDSEVSLEVTTGILDSTVRLEPHDLSPDTELENTEDLGSYVPLEPPKDTSEVKFENNKNLDSNVELEAFFDNLELELESNIDVELGNVNVEIV, from the exons ATGGCCACTCAAACTTGCGAAACAGACCCCGCCACCGTCCAGGATCCTGAGGTTCAGGCTGAAACGCCTCCCTCAGACCCCGGGCAAACCTCAACCGACATGACCGAAAACAACAACAGACTGATTCAATATATTAGATCTATGCCTCTAGTTTCAATTCTCTTTAGCCGGAGCATTTCCAATGATTCTTTCTCTAACGTTTCCAACCGCATTTTTGTTTACAAGTGCCTTATGTCATTTCACCTCTTAATCCTCGTCGCCCTTGTTGTTTTAACTTCTTTCGctatttattactataatataaGATTTTACAAG ATTCAGACGAGGCCTTCGGAAACGTTGATAGTTTGCTGGCTTTTGAGAGCTATTTGGCATACAGTTAACAGCTCGTGGTCGCTGAGGTACCATTACATCGGGGCGAGAAATGGACCGAACCTGAAGCTGAGCCAGACGTTTTACAACATAGCCTCGATCCTATGGATCAGCCTCACAGTTGTATTTTTGGGTGTTTCACCTCGCGAAGACTTGAAAACTGTTTCCTCCAGAATCTGTTACTTCTTGCTTTGGCTCACCATCGCTTCCTACGTAGTGCCCATGCTCGCCTACACCTTCATCTGCATTCTCCTCTATGTCACTCTCCTGATCGTGATTTACTTCAGACATGGCTCAATTCCCCTGACATCCACCGCAATGCCAGTTAGCCTCCTGAAGAAGCTAAAGGTTGAGCGTTACAGGGACGTTTTGAAGAAAATCGACAGCTTGGAGGAGTCGGTCGAGTTGGGCGAAAACTACACGAACACTTCTGAATCGGAAACAACAGTTTCCCAAGATTCTCAGCAAGATCAGAACAGCTCTGAAACTAAGTCTAAACCCCCCAAAGACGTCTTATTTGAGTGTGTTAACAACAGTGAAATGCTAGACGAACATCTCTGCTCAATTTGTATTCTG AATATAAATGATGTTGACAAGGTGTTTTTGTTACCCTGTGATATGCGCCACTTGTTTCACAGAGATTGTCTTAAGAAATGGTTCAAACGTAGTTCAGAATGCCCCATTTGTAGAACTAACATTACCCAAATTCTATCCAAGAAGGACAAGGAGAAACAATCCAAGAAAAACGCGTCAAGAGAACCTGAAAATGACGTCCAGGAACTCAACGATGTTGTCACTCACTCCTCTTCCACTTCACAGAACTCACCGAATAACTCCTACAACAGGGACCCGGAGTCAGATTACGATGATTCATACTCTGAATGCGATGTCTCTTCCCAAAGTCTAGACCCCGAAGTACCGACGGAAACCACCAGTGAATACAAATTAAGAATGATAATGGAGTCCTTTAGGGACCCTAAGTCAAGATTTCTAGTGGACAGCTCCACTCAAGATACGTTTTTAGATATGGAATCGGGTAATTCTGTAAGTCTTGACCCAGTAGTATCCCCCGTAAACACTGGATATCAAAAACTACCGCTGGAAAGTACGGAGGATAGTGTTCCAGTACTCCCACTGGAAAATACAGAAAATGATTCAGAGGTGTCACTGGAAGTTACAGAAAATGATTCAGTACTCCCATTGGAAAGTACAGAAAATGATTCAGAGGTGTCACTGGAAGTTACGACAGGAATTCTCGATTCTACGGTACGACTGGAACCGCATGACCTATCACCTGACACCGAATTGGAGAACACTGAGGATCTAGGATCTTATGTACCACTGGAACCCCCTAAGGACACATCGGAGGTCAAATTCgagaataataaaaatcttGACTCAAATGTTGAGTTGGAGGCcttttttgataatttggagCTGGAATTGGAAAGCAACATAGATGTTGAGCTGGGTAACGTTAATGTAGAAATCGTTTGA